One Catillopecten margaritatus gill symbiont DNA window includes the following coding sequences:
- the grpE gene encoding Protein GrpE, with the protein MTKKKTENQKEAAEVTKEEVENKEETTTSTEKNSIEDAILNASKIGESDDLQSQLEEAQKSAKDSYDKVVRAQAEMENMKRRNTIDLGNAHKFALDSFAKALLEVKDSLTMGLKTAKEENATIESILEGLEMTDKVFLSTLEKFGIESIDPTGEAFNPEFHEAVTMIPMPDKEPNSVLEVVQVGFTLNGRLMRPAMVVVVQ; encoded by the coding sequence AAAACAAAGAAGAAACAACCACTTCAACAGAAAAAAACAGCATTGAAGACGCAATTTTAAACGCCTCTAAAATAGGTGAAAGCGATGATTTACAATCGCAATTAGAAGAAGCGCAGAAATCTGCCAAAGACAGTTACGACAAAGTGGTGCGTGCCCAAGCCGAAATGGAAAATATGAAACGCCGTAACACCATTGACCTCGGAAACGCCCATAAATTTGCCCTTGACAGCTTTGCCAAAGCCTTACTTGAAGTCAAAGACTCATTAACAATGGGGCTAAAAACTGCCAAAGAAGAAAACGCCACCATTGAAAGCATCCTCGAAGGCTTAGAAATGACCGACAAAGTTTTTCTCTCCACCTTGGAAAAATTTGGCATTGAATCCATCGACCCAACGGGTGAAGCCTTTAACCCAGAATTTCACGAAGCTGTTACTATGATTCCAATGCCTGACAAAGAGCCTAACTCAGTGTTGGAAGTTGTGCAAGTTGGTTTCACTTTGAACGGTCGCTTGATGCGTCCTGCGATGGTTGTGGTTGTTCAATAA
- the adk gene encoding Adenylate kinase, translating into MKLILLGAPGAGKGTVAKLLTKIDGSVQISTGDILRGAVAAGTELGKQAEAAMKAGDLVSDDLIMGIMEERLQEDDCKSGYLLDGFPRTIPQAEALKALLAKMGEKLDAAVEIDVARDVILDRLTTRRTCTGCGEIYNVKSNPPKVEGVCDKCGEPVVQRDDETEEAISNRLNVYNDQTAPLVGFYKEEGLLLSVEATSSESVINAIQAKIG; encoded by the coding sequence ATGAAACTAATTCTTCTAGGTGCACCAGGTGCAGGCAAGGGCACTGTTGCTAAATTACTAACTAAAATCGACGGCTCTGTTCAAATCTCTACGGGTGATATTTTGCGTGGTGCAGTGGCAGCAGGCACTGAATTGGGCAAACAAGCAGAAGCGGCGATGAAGGCTGGCGACTTGGTCTCTGACGATTTAATTATGGGCATTATGGAAGAGCGTTTGCAGGAAGATGATTGTAAATCTGGTTATTTATTAGATGGTTTCCCACGCACTATTCCACAAGCAGAAGCGTTAAAAGCATTGCTTGCAAAAATGGGCGAAAAATTAGATGCAGCAGTTGAAATAGATGTTGCGCGCGATGTTATCCTTGACCGTTTAACAACTCGTCGTACTTGCACAGGCTGTGGTGAGATTTACAATGTTAAATCCAACCCGCCAAAAGTAGAGGGTGTTTGCGACAAGTGTGGCGAGCCAGTCGTTCAACGAGACGATGAAACAGAAGAGGCAATCAGTAACCGTTTGAATGTTTATAACGATCAAACTGCGCCTTTAGTGGGTTTCTACAAAGAAGAAGGTTTATTGTTGAGTGTTGAAGCGACTTCATCTGAATCCGTGATTAATGCAATTCAGGCAAAAATTGGCTAA
- the ogt_2 gene encoding Methylated-DNA--protein-cysteine methyltransferase, protein MEEGFRPCKMCRPLSSEFDNETYIYEYIRWLEKNQFPDKSYRKHPISSLEYLTKIKKDFQKAIGISLGKYIRIKRVNHILENDTSEQKHPNKIFFNRLLTPIGEMIFCYTDEQLHLLEFVDRRMLETELQLLKDKLKGFFVKKQSKFSNKVLKQMEEYFDKSRTSFSIDLGLIGTDFQKNAWGALINIPHGTTMSYKEQADYLNNPSAVRAIASANGKNMIAIIVPCHRVIGSDGKMAGYGGGIERKKYLINLEGGNVK, encoded by the coding sequence GTGGAGGAAGGATTTAGACCTTGCAAAATGTGTCGCCCTTTGTCTTCTGAATTTGACAATGAGACCTATATTTATGAGTACATTCGTTGGTTAGAAAAAAATCAATTTCCTGATAAATCGTATAGAAAACACCCTATTTCTTCATTAGAATATTTAACAAAAATCAAAAAAGATTTCCAAAAAGCAATTGGGATTTCGTTAGGAAAATACATCAGGATAAAAAGAGTTAATCATATTTTAGAAAATGATACTTCCGAACAAAAGCATCCAAATAAAATATTTTTTAACCGTCTCTTAACGCCGATTGGTGAAATGATTTTTTGTTATACTGATGAGCAATTGCATTTACTCGAATTTGTTGATAGAAGGATGTTGGAGACAGAATTACAACTTTTAAAAGATAAATTAAAAGGGTTTTTTGTTAAAAAACAATCTAAATTTTCAAACAAAGTATTAAAACAAATGGAGGAATATTTTGATAAAAGTAGAACTTCATTTTCAATAGATTTAGGTTTGATTGGCACAGATTTTCAAAAAAATGCATGGGGCGCTCTTATAAATATACCCCATGGAACAACAATGAGTTATAAGGAACAAGCAGATTATTTAAACAATCCGTCGGCTGTTCGTGCAATTGCGAGTGCAAATGGTAAAAATATGATTGCAATCATTGTCCCCTGCCATCGTGTGATTGGTAGTGATGGAAAAATGGCAGGGTATGGGGGTGGAATTGAGAGGAAAAAATACCTTATAAACTTAGAAGGTGGCAATGTCAAATAG
- the tag gene encoding DNA-3-methyladenine glycosylase 1, with product MSNRCAWTNLDNVLYVKYHDEEWGVPTHDERALFEMLILEGAQAGLSWETILNKRENYRKAFDNFDPQKVAKYDNDKQNELLQDAGIVRNRLKIKSAIQNAKAFLEIQTEFGRFDSYIWGFVNHQTIVNHFESLADLPASTQLSEEISKDLKKRGMNFVGPTIIYAYMQSIGMVNDHETTCFRHTQVLQ from the coding sequence ATGTCAAATAGATGTGCTTGGACTAACTTAGATAATGTGCTATATGTGAAATACCACGATGAAGAATGGGGTGTGCCTACGCATGATGAGCGAGCATTGTTTGAAATGTTGATTTTGGAAGGAGCACAGGCGGGGCTTTCTTGGGAAACTATTTTGAATAAAAGGGAAAATTATCGAAAGGCGTTTGATAATTTCGACCCGCAGAAGGTTGCAAAATATGACAATGATAAACAAAATGAATTGTTGCAAGATGCGGGCATTGTTCGTAATCGGCTGAAAATTAAATCAGCGATTCAAAATGCAAAAGCGTTTTTGGAAATTCAAACAGAATTTGGGCGTTTTGATTCTTATATTTGGGGATTTGTAAATCATCAAACGATTGTTAATCACTTTGAATCACTGGCTGATCTGCCTGCAAGCACCCAACTTTCAGAGGAAATTTCAAAGGATTTAAAAAAGCGAGGGATGAATTTTGTCGGACCTACGATTATTTACGCTTATATGCAGTCCATAGGAATGGTGAATGACCATGAAACGACTTGTTTTAGACATACGCAAGTGTTGCAATAA